AGAGGACAAGAAGATTGAACTCTGTCACACACTGAATGGTTCGGCTCTTGCTTTACCACGTATTGTTGCTACAATTCTGGAGAACAACCAGACCCCACAAGGTATTCGTGTGCCCAGAGTGCTCGTACCTTATTGTGGTTTCGAATATCTTGATGACAAGAACGATTAATACATAAGGAAATCAGTATTGTTGAGTGTAACAGCTTTTCAATACTGATTTTCTACCTTTCAGGCGAACTATTACACACAAAAACATTATCTAATCTTCCATGAACAAAATCATTTCAAAAAGACAGTTTTCCGAGAAGGTGTTCTGTTTCGACATTGAAGCACCACTGATAGCCCAGAGCCGACGCGCAGGAAACTTTGTTATTGTCAGAGTAGACAAGAACAGTGAGCGTATGCCTTTAACCATTGCTGACGCTGATAAAGTGCGGGGAACTATCAAACTTGTTGTACAGAAAGTTGGACTTTCATCTACCAAACTTTGCAACCTCAATGAAGGTGATGATGTGGCCGATGTGGTAGGACCATTAGGAAATCCCACACATATTGAGAATTTCGGTACAGTCATCTGTGCAGGAGGTGGTGTTGGCGTGGCCCCCATGCTTCCTATTATCCGTGCATTGAAGGAGGCAGGCAACCGTGTTCTATCTGTTTTGGCAGGTCGTAATAAAGACTTGATTATACTCGAAGACGAAGTAAGGGCTTCAAGTGACCAAACGATAATCATGACCGATGATGGAAGTTATGGTGAGAAAGGTGTTGTTACTGTGGGTATCGAGAAACTGATACAACAGGAACATATTGATAAAGCATTTGCCATCGGTCCACCCATCATGATGAAGTTCTGCTGTCTTCTCACTCAGAAATACAATATCCCAACCGATGTTTCACTGAATACCATCATGGTTGACGGTACAGGTATGTGTGGCGCTTGCCGTCTGACAATTGGAGGAAAGACAAAATTTGTCTGTATAGATGGGCCTGAATTTGACGGTGCATTGGTCGACTGGGATGAGATGTTCAAGCGCATGGGCACTTTCAAAGCCGTGGAAAAGGAAGAAATGGAGCATTATCAAGAACATCTCTGCCTACCTGAGATAGAGCCTTCTACCCAATCAGCATCTCCTATCCCTCTCCCCAAGCACACTCCTCTGCCCCAGCAGGAACCTCTCAAAGCTAAGGACCGGGTGAAAATTCCACGTGTCCGTATGCCCGAACTCGACCCAGCTTATCGTGCAACAACACGATTAGAAGAGGTCAATCAAGGTTTGACTGCAGAAATGGCTATGCGCGAAGCCCAACGATGTCTCGACTGTAAGCACCCAAGCTGTGTGGAAGGCTGCCCCGTAAACATAAACATACCAGGCTTTATCAAGCAGATTGAAAAGGGCGAATTTATTGAGGCAGCCCGCATTCTCAAGCAAACTTCTGCCCTTCCAGCTGTTTGTGGTCGAGTATGTCCACAGGAAAAGCAGTGTGAAAGTCGATGCATACACCACAAAATGAATAGCCAACCTGTTGCCATTGGATATTTGGAACGCTTTGCCGCAGACTACGAACGCGAGAGTGGACAAACTGTTTTGCCGGAAATGGTAGCCTCAAACGGCATCAAAGTGGCTGTAGTTGGCTCGGGCCCATCAGGACTTAGCTTTGCCGGTGACATGGCAAAGAATGGTTTTGACGTTTATGTGTTCGAGGCTCTGCACGAGATTGGCGGCGTATTGAAATATGGCATCCCCGAATTCCGTCTGCCCAACCGCATCGTAGAGGCAGAGATTGACAATCTTCGCAAGATGGGTGTACACTTCCAAACAGATATTATCATAGGTAAAACTATCAGTATAGCCGAACTGAAAGCCAAAGGTTTCCAAGGAATCTTTGTTGGTTCAGGGGCTGGATTGCCTAATTTCATGGACATTCCTGGCGAGAACGCGCTGAATATCATGTCGAGCAATGAATATCTGACTCGTGTAAACCTCATGGATGCAGCCAATCCTCATACCGACACTCCTATCAACTTAGGCAAGAAAGTCCTCGTTGTGGGTGGCGGAAATACAGCCATGGACTCCTGCCGTACAGCTAAACGATTAGGCGCTGATGTCACTTTGGTCTACCGGCGCAGTGAAGCTGAGATGCCAGCCCGCATTGAAGAGGTGAAACATGCCAAGGAGGAAGGCATTCAATTCCTTACACTTCACAATCCGAAAGAATATCTGACAGATGACAATGGAGCCGTAAAAGCAGCCATTCTTGATGTCATGCAACTCGGAGAACCCGATCAAAGTGGACGCAGAAGGCCAGAAACAACAGGGCAAACAATCACGATAGCATGTGACCAAGTGATAGTAGCAGTGGGCGTTTCGCCTAATCCTTTAGTACCGCAAAGTATGGAAGGGCTGGCGCTCGGTCGTAAGAATACGATTGCTGTCAACGAACAGATGCAGTCTAACCTGCCCGAAATCTATGCGGGTGGTGACATTGTTCGTGGTGGAGCCACGGTTATTTTAGCCATGGGTGATGGCCGACGTGCAGCTGAAAACATGGCCAAACAACTGACAAAGAGCTAAAATAAGAATACCATAAAGGCCAAAAAGACTTGAAAAGCAGTCTTTTCCAAAAGAATAAAACAAAATAAAACTCAAGGAAAATATAACTTTTCAAGTCGCTCTATTGATAAAACCTCTCTAAAATACCAAGGGGCAGACAAACAACCATATCGTATAACTTCTTTTTATATTTGAACAAGTAAGAGATTATAAACAAAAGAAAGTTGCAAGGCAAGCAGGAGCTATGAAAAGAAGACTTCTCCTATTGCCTTAACACACAAAACTTCCTATGTAAAAAAAATCACTATTTTTAGGGATTGTATATCCTGACTGTCTTCCATACCTTTGCTCAATAGAAAGATATTCATTCTTTTGTACACTCTATGATACTGTGTATTTCTTTTCGCTTAAAGATATAGATGAATAATTCCCACTTTCCACATTGACAACAATAAAATAGAATATATGGTTAAAAGTAAACTTACAAATGTATCTGAGACCATGCTGATAACGCTATGGGCAAAGGCTGAAGAAACCAAACGTGCGGATGCTCTGCTGCATGATGAAAAGGCAGTAGAAATTATGGAGAAAATAGAATATGATTTTTCCAAGTTCAACAAGGCAAAATTCTCACAGGCAGGATGCTGTGTCAGGGCGAGCCTAATTG
The nucleotide sequence above comes from Segatella oris. Encoded proteins:
- a CDS encoding bifunctional dihydroorotate dehydrogenase B NAD binding subunit/NADPH-dependent glutamate synthase, yielding MNKIISKRQFSEKVFCFDIEAPLIAQSRRAGNFVIVRVDKNSERMPLTIADADKVRGTIKLVVQKVGLSSTKLCNLNEGDDVADVVGPLGNPTHIENFGTVICAGGGVGVAPMLPIIRALKEAGNRVLSVLAGRNKDLIILEDEVRASSDQTIIMTDDGSYGEKGVVTVGIEKLIQQEHIDKAFAIGPPIMMKFCCLLTQKYNIPTDVSLNTIMVDGTGMCGACRLTIGGKTKFVCIDGPEFDGALVDWDEMFKRMGTFKAVEKEEMEHYQEHLCLPEIEPSTQSASPIPLPKHTPLPQQEPLKAKDRVKIPRVRMPELDPAYRATTRLEEVNQGLTAEMAMREAQRCLDCKHPSCVEGCPVNINIPGFIKQIEKGEFIEAARILKQTSALPAVCGRVCPQEKQCESRCIHHKMNSQPVAIGYLERFAADYERESGQTVLPEMVASNGIKVAVVGSGPSGLSFAGDMAKNGFDVYVFEALHEIGGVLKYGIPEFRLPNRIVEAEIDNLRKMGVHFQTDIIIGKTISIAELKAKGFQGIFVGSGAGLPNFMDIPGENALNIMSSNEYLTRVNLMDAANPHTDTPINLGKKVLVVGGGNTAMDSCRTAKRLGADVTLVYRRSEAEMPARIEEVKHAKEEGIQFLTLHNPKEYLTDDNGAVKAAILDVMQLGEPDQSGRRRPETTGQTITIACDQVIVAVGVSPNPLVPQSMEGLALGRKNTIAVNEQMQSNLPEIYAGGDIVRGGATVILAMGDGRRAAENMAKQLTKS